The following coding sequences are from one Natrarchaeobaculum sulfurireducens window:
- a CDS encoding phosphoglycerate kinase — translation MTTFRTIDDLEPERRLLVRIDVNAAVEDGVVQDDRRFARHAETIRELLADDHAITLLAHQGRPGRETFVSLEAHADLLADHLDRPVAFVADTDGDEALEAIDTLEPGDVLLLENVRMCDDELPEEAPDVKAETDLVQTLAPAFDAYVGDAYSASHRSHASIVGFPRVMDAYAGRVMEQEYTAITAVREREFDGPVTMILGGTKAEDTIPILECLDDTVDRFCLGGVVGELFLRADGHDVGYDVADTSLFDHQWDAYQADVTRILEADRDRLSLPTDLAYEADGGERAETALEGVSKERPFLDVGSETARRFAEFASDSAAVFVKGGLGVFEDERFADGTVAVLTTIADANCFSVVGGGDTARAIELYDLDEAEFSQVSIAGGAYVRALTGDPLVGVEALEREQ, via the coding sequence ATGACTACGTTCCGAACGATCGACGACCTCGAGCCCGAACGACGACTGCTGGTCCGCATCGACGTCAACGCGGCCGTCGAGGACGGGGTCGTCCAGGACGACCGACGGTTCGCCCGCCACGCCGAGACGATCCGGGAGTTGCTCGCGGACGACCACGCGATCACCCTGCTGGCCCACCAGGGTCGGCCCGGCCGCGAGACGTTCGTCTCGCTCGAGGCACACGCCGACCTCCTCGCCGACCACCTCGATCGTCCCGTCGCGTTCGTCGCCGACACCGACGGGGACGAGGCGCTCGAGGCGATCGACACCCTCGAGCCCGGCGACGTCCTTCTCCTCGAGAACGTCCGGATGTGCGACGACGAGTTGCCCGAAGAAGCGCCCGATGTCAAAGCCGAGACGGACCTCGTCCAGACGCTCGCCCCGGCGTTTGACGCCTACGTCGGGGACGCGTACTCCGCGTCCCACCGATCACACGCCTCGATCGTCGGCTTTCCGCGCGTGATGGACGCCTACGCAGGCCGGGTGATGGAACAGGAGTACACGGCGATCACGGCCGTCCGCGAACGGGAGTTCGACGGCCCCGTCACGATGATCCTCGGCGGGACGAAGGCCGAAGACACCATCCCGATCCTCGAGTGCCTCGACGACACCGTCGATCGGTTCTGTCTCGGCGGCGTCGTCGGGGAACTCTTCTTGCGGGCCGACGGCCACGACGTTGGCTACGACGTCGCGGACACGTCGCTGTTCGACCACCAGTGGGATGCCTACCAGGCGGACGTCACACGCATCCTCGAGGCCGACCGCGACCGACTCTCCCTCCCGACGGACCTCGCCTACGAAGCCGACGGCGGCGAGCGAGCGGAGACGGCGCTCGAGGGGGTGTCGAAAGAACGTCCGTTTCTCGACGTCGGCTCGGAGACGGCTCGGCGATTCGCCGAGTTCGCATCCGACTCCGCCGCGGTCTTCGTCAAGGGTGGCCTCGGCGTCTTCGAGGACGAGCGGTTCGCCGACGGTACCGTCGCCGTTTTGACGACGATCGCCGACGCCAACTGCTTCTCGGTCGTCGGCGGTGGCGACACCGCCCGGGCGATCGAACTGTACGATCTCGACGAGGCGGAGTTTTCACAGGTATCGATCGCCGGCGGCGCGTACGTCCGCGCGCTCACCGGCGACCCGCTCGTCGGCGTCGAGGCGCTCGAGCGTGAGCAGTGA
- the gap gene encoding type I glyceraldehyde-3-phosphate dehydrogenase gives MSDDPTGTHTGADEPLRIGLNGFGRVGRCLLRASLTHDDVDIVAINDVMDDDDMAYLLTYDSVHGHLEGVSRRGDTLFVNDQEFQLLSGREPSALPWDGLDVDIAFEATGLFRTHDEAAKHLEAGADKVIISAPPTGEPAVPMFVYGVNHEEYEGDDVLSNASCTTNSVAPVLQALDEEFEVVSGFLTTVHAYTGSQALVDGPLEKRRRGRAAAENIVPTTTGAAGSTSDVLPEFEGKLEGMAMRVPVPNGSVTDITVNIEETIERDEVTNAIRTAADDRLAGVLGYTDDEIVSRDIVGLPFASYVDLESMMVAANDTVKVLAWYDNEYGFSNQMIKLARYVASESESIDAERTVSH, from the coding sequence ATGAGTGACGATCCAACCGGCACACATACAGGAGCGGACGAACCGCTTCGAATCGGGCTCAACGGATTTGGACGGGTCGGACGGTGTCTCCTCCGGGCGTCGCTAACTCACGACGACGTCGATATCGTAGCGATCAACGACGTGATGGACGACGACGACATGGCATACTTGCTCACGTACGATTCGGTTCACGGTCACCTCGAAGGGGTCTCTCGTCGCGGGGACACCCTTTTCGTGAACGACCAGGAGTTTCAGTTACTCTCGGGGCGCGAGCCGTCTGCCCTCCCGTGGGACGGGCTCGACGTCGACATCGCCTTCGAGGCGACGGGCCTGTTCCGGACCCACGACGAGGCTGCCAAGCACCTCGAGGCGGGTGCGGACAAGGTGATCATCTCGGCGCCGCCGACGGGCGAACCGGCGGTCCCGATGTTCGTCTACGGCGTCAACCACGAGGAGTACGAGGGTGACGACGTCCTCTCGAACGCCTCCTGTACGACGAACTCGGTTGCGCCGGTCCTGCAGGCTCTCGACGAGGAGTTCGAGGTGGTCTCTGGATTCTTGACGACCGTCCACGCCTACACCGGCAGTCAGGCGCTCGTGGACGGCCCCCTCGAGAAACGACGGCGTGGCCGCGCTGCCGCCGAGAACATCGTTCCGACGACGACCGGCGCGGCCGGTTCGACCAGCGACGTGCTCCCCGAGTTCGAGGGCAAACTCGAGGGGATGGCGATGCGGGTACCGGTGCCGAACGGGTCGGTCACCGACATCACTGTCAACATCGAGGAGACCATCGAGCGAGACGAAGTGACCAACGCGATCCGGACCGCAGCCGACGACAGGCTGGCCGGCGTCCTCGGCTACACCGACGACGAGATCGTCTCCCGGGACATCGTCGGGCTGCCGTTCGCCTCGTACGTCGATCTCGAGTCCATGATGGTCGCAGCCAACGACACGGTGAAAGTGCTCGCCTGGTACGACAACGAGTACGGCTTCTCGAACCAGATGATCAAACTCGCGAGATACGTCGCGAGCGAGTCAGAGAGCATCGACGCCGAACGGACCGTCTCCCACTGA
- a CDS encoding glycosyltransferase has translation MHAPSLPDRSIEAYAAVTERDLLEQLRELAETLSEARILHINSTATGGGVAELLRSIVPVCTDLGIETDWLVMDADDDFFEVTKAVHNGLQGSGEPVTDEMKVIYREVTATNAAEIQAEYDLVLAHDPQTLGMLERLDEQLPNAPIIWRCHVDLTEPVEDYLAFVSAYTDPIDHAIFSRSAYAVVDVPATSIVSPSIDPITEKNRPLEDAELAAERDRLDPLSFDAPVVTQVSRFDPWKDQFGTLEAYRTAKKAVPELQLALAGGMAGDDPEGLELYEQVAAEAVDDPDVHTLTDLPDGAINALQRLSDVVVQKSLREGFGLVVAEALWKRTPVVGSTVGGIPLQVEDGRNGYLVEPDDAIGAGNRIVDLLENDERRRSFGDNARERVREQFLLPRQLVDLLEIFVDSLGLDS, from the coding sequence ATGCACGCCCCCTCGCTCCCGGACCGTTCGATCGAGGCGTACGCCGCCGTGACCGAGCGCGACCTGCTCGAGCAGCTTCGCGAACTCGCCGAAACGCTATCCGAAGCTCGAATCCTGCACATCAACTCGACCGCGACGGGTGGCGGCGTCGCGGAGTTGCTCCGCTCGATCGTGCCGGTCTGTACCGACCTCGGTATCGAGACCGACTGGCTCGTCATGGACGCCGACGACGACTTCTTCGAGGTCACGAAGGCGGTTCACAACGGCCTCCAGGGAAGCGGCGAGCCGGTAACTGACGAGATGAAAGTCATTTATCGCGAGGTGACCGCGACCAACGCGGCCGAGATCCAAGCCGAGTACGACCTCGTGCTGGCCCACGATCCCCAGACGCTTGGCATGCTCGAGCGACTCGACGAACAGCTGCCAAACGCACCGATAATCTGGCGGTGTCACGTCGATCTCACCGAGCCGGTCGAAGACTATCTCGCGTTCGTCTCGGCGTACACCGACCCGATCGATCACGCGATCTTCAGCCGTTCGGCGTACGCGGTGGTCGACGTCCCGGCAACGAGCATCGTCTCCCCGTCGATCGATCCGATAACGGAGAAGAACCGACCGCTCGAGGACGCCGAGCTGGCGGCCGAACGCGACCGGCTGGATCCGCTCTCGTTCGACGCGCCAGTGGTGACGCAGGTGTCCCGTTTCGATCCGTGGAAAGACCAGTTCGGTACCCTCGAAGCGTACCGAACCGCCAAGAAAGCGGTCCCGGAGCTACAGTTGGCGCTGGCTGGCGGGATGGCTGGCGACGACCCGGAGGGACTGGAGCTGTACGAGCAGGTCGCCGCAGAGGCGGTCGACGACCCGGATGTCCATACCCTGACGGACCTCCCGGACGGAGCCATAAACGCCCTTCAGCGGCTGTCGGACGTCGTCGTCCAGAAGTCACTTCGCGAGGGGTTCGGTCTCGTCGTCGCGGAGGCGCTGTGGAAGCGCACGCCGGTCGTCGGTTCGACGGTCGGCGGGATCCCCCTCCAGGTCGAAGACGGCCGAAACGGCTACCTCGTCGAGCCTGACGACGCCATCGGTGCTGGCAATCGAATCGTCGACCTCCTCGAGAACGACGAACGCCGCCGGTCGTTCGGCGATAACGCCCGCGAGCGCGTCCGGGAACAGTTCCTGCTGCCAAGACAGTTGGTGGACCTGCTCGAGATCTTCGTCGACTCCCTGGGACTCGATTCCTGA
- a CDS encoding universal stress protein codes for MSRFIESILIPTDGSDGALAGAGRGIALASRIDADVHVLSIVESRLRAGDLDELDLQSLEERAEKAVEEIARLAADHDEEIAVTTTIRKGTPFQSIREYATRREIDVIVMGTKGRTGLDRVLLGSVTENVLRTARTPVLAVPPNADEPAIDRVRFDRFLLPTDGSDGATIAAEWGIELADRLESSIHALYSVDMGPFADVPEADDLLEALEYRAEAVIDAVRARGEDAGVGVSGSIVTGSPITEIPTYATENDVDGIVMGTHGRTGIGQWFLGSVTENVVRQAEVPVFCVPVSAKHP; via the coding sequence ATGAGCCGGTTCATCGAATCGATACTGATACCGACCGACGGTAGCGATGGCGCACTCGCCGGAGCCGGACGCGGGATTGCGCTCGCATCGCGAATCGACGCGGATGTCCATGTACTGTCGATCGTCGAATCCCGACTCCGGGCGGGGGATCTCGACGAACTGGATCTCCAGTCGCTCGAGGAGCGCGCCGAGAAGGCGGTCGAAGAGATCGCCCGGCTGGCCGCGGACCACGACGAGGAAATAGCGGTTACGACGACGATCAGGAAGGGCACTCCGTTCCAGTCGATCAGGGAGTACGCCACGCGACGCGAGATCGACGTCATCGTTATGGGAACGAAGGGTCGAACGGGGCTCGACAGGGTACTCCTCGGCAGTGTGACGGAAAACGTTCTCCGGACGGCACGGACTCCCGTACTCGCGGTTCCGCCGAACGCCGACGAGCCTGCCATCGACAGGGTTCGGTTCGACCGGTTCCTCCTTCCTACGGACGGCAGCGACGGCGCGACGATCGCGGCCGAGTGGGGGATCGAACTCGCGGACCGACTCGAGTCGTCGATACACGCACTCTACTCGGTCGACATGGGCCCGTTCGCGGATGTGCCGGAAGCGGACGACCTCCTCGAGGCCCTCGAGTACAGAGCAGAGGCGGTCATCGACGCGGTCCGAGCGCGCGGCGAGGATGCCGGGGTGGGCGTCTCGGGGTCGATTGTGACAGGGTCGCCGATAACCGAGATACCCACGTATGCGACCGAAAACGACGTCGACGGCATCGTCATGGGAACCCACGGTCGGACGGGAATTGGACAGTGGTTCCTCGGGAGCGTGACCGAAAACGTGGTTCGTCAGGCCGAGGTGCCGGTGTTTTGCGTACCGGTGAGCGCAAAACACCCGTGA
- a CDS encoding ADP-dependent glucokinase/phosphofructokinase, which yields MSDAHSQLEADIAALEGLPVFVAYNANVDAVVRVGEELESFLERPSDPGSELPSSPLHSKRELAAAITHTMAAGRGDEIAMTDAFAATLEADLEPDSQQMGGQTGIMTNLLTALGTAPITYTYLVSDRQLSMFDHPDEIRYPTVDDGQVRYVPLPEAVNTDRTKINWVFEFRTGDEFFGVTAPEDTRFIAASRPPEFDLSAGELDEAIDQVGEAVDGALLAGYHNLTPAHVEDGYEETHRHAREVIRRLRSGSDVDVHVEYAVTHDDDLRASMYEWILPEATVVGADTHELTILHDDAGLEVVAEPPSEATPFEPDEILDHYRMLEAVREELGVDCIQLHAMEYHLAVMESYHSPKALRRGLEFSAVNAATKAALGHISESADLETGLEYEPSAMGREAIGLLADHLGETADGGVLTTPTVAACPNRVVDEPAGTVGIGDIVSSSSFVLELAVANDQ from the coding sequence ATGTCTGACGCACACTCTCAACTGGAGGCGGATATCGCCGCGCTCGAGGGTCTGCCGGTGTTCGTCGCCTACAACGCGAACGTCGACGCGGTCGTCCGCGTCGGCGAGGAGCTGGAATCGTTTCTCGAGCGGCCGTCCGATCCCGGTTCCGAACTGCCATCGAGTCCGCTGCACTCGAAACGGGAACTCGCCGCGGCGATCACGCATACGATGGCGGCTGGCCGAGGGGACGAGATCGCGATGACCGACGCGTTCGCCGCCACGCTCGAGGCGGATCTCGAGCCCGACAGCCAGCAGATGGGCGGCCAGACGGGGATCATGACGAACCTGCTCACCGCGCTGGGAACAGCCCCGATCACGTACACGTACCTGGTCTCGGACCGACAGCTATCGATGTTCGACCACCCTGACGAGATTCGCTATCCGACCGTCGATGACGGGCAGGTACGGTACGTACCCCTCCCCGAAGCGGTCAACACGGATCGGACGAAGATCAACTGGGTGTTCGAGTTCCGGACGGGAGACGAGTTTTTCGGCGTGACCGCACCCGAAGACACCCGGTTCATCGCTGCCTCGAGGCCGCCGGAGTTCGACCTCTCTGCGGGGGAACTCGACGAGGCGATCGACCAGGTGGGCGAGGCCGTCGACGGAGCACTCCTCGCAGGCTATCACAACCTCACCCCTGCCCACGTCGAGGACGGCTACGAGGAGACCCACCGTCACGCCCGCGAGGTCATCCGTCGGCTTCGGTCGGGGAGCGACGTCGACGTCCACGTCGAGTACGCCGTCACCCACGACGACGACCTCAGAGCGAGCATGTACGAGTGGATCCTGCCGGAGGCGACCGTCGTCGGCGCGGACACGCACGAGCTGACGATACTGCACGACGACGCGGGCCTGGAGGTCGTCGCAGAACCGCCGTCGGAGGCAACGCCGTTCGAACCCGACGAGATTCTCGACCACTACCGGATGCTTGAGGCGGTTCGCGAGGAACTCGGCGTCGACTGTATCCAGCTCCACGCGATGGAGTACCACCTCGCTGTGATGGAGTCGTACCACTCGCCGAAGGCGCTCCGACGGGGCCTCGAGTTTTCGGCCGTCAACGCCGCTACCAAGGCGGCGCTGGGACACATCTCGGAATCCGCGGACCTCGAAACCGGCCTCGAGTACGAGCCCTCGGCGATGGGACGTGAAGCGATCGGCCTGCTCGCCGATCACCTCGGCGAGACGGCCGACGGCGGCGTCCTCACCACGCCCACCGTCGCCGCCTGCCCCAATCGCGTCGTCGACGAACCGGCGGGGACGGTCGGCATCGGCGACATCGTCTCCTCCTCGAGTTTCGTTCTGGAACTCGCCGTGGCCAACGACCAGTAA
- a CDS encoding class 1 fructose-bisphosphatase, translating to MSGPDPVDDVVATIARSASEIRQGLVGRRGDVDEENPSGETQAEADVWADELLEDRLTSIDGVAQYASEERSEIVDCEGEGYCVAVDPLDGSSNLKSNNTMGTVFGIYDEPLPAPGTALVASGWILYGPITTMAYARDGSVTRYELTGGERTVVEENVTIPADPLVYGFGGRVPDWPEEFDAYAREVESDPGHKLRYGGAMIGDVNQVLTYGGIFAYPALEGAPRGKLRLQFEGNPIAYLIEAAGGRSSDGSQSILEVEPTDVHQRVPVHVGNTELIDRLETVLE from the coding sequence ATGTCAGGTCCCGATCCCGTCGACGACGTGGTCGCGACGATCGCCCGCTCGGCGTCGGAGATCCGGCAAGGACTGGTCGGTCGTCGAGGCGACGTCGACGAGGAAAACCCCAGTGGGGAGACGCAGGCCGAGGCGGACGTCTGGGCCGACGAGTTGCTCGAAGACCGGCTGACGTCGATCGACGGCGTCGCCCAGTATGCAAGCGAAGAGCGCTCCGAGATCGTCGACTGTGAGGGTGAGGGCTACTGCGTCGCCGTCGATCCCCTCGATGGCTCCTCGAACCTCAAGTCGAACAATACGATGGGGACGGTGTTCGGCATCTACGACGAACCGCTCCCTGCGCCAGGGACCGCGCTGGTCGCTTCGGGCTGGATCCTCTACGGGCCGATCACGACGATGGCGTACGCCCGCGACGGCTCGGTTACGAGGTACGAACTCACCGGCGGCGAACGAACCGTCGTCGAGGAGAACGTCACCATCCCAGCCGATCCGCTCGTCTACGGCTTCGGCGGCCGCGTCCCCGACTGGCCCGAGGAGTTCGATGCGTACGCCCGCGAGGTCGAGTCCGATCCGGGTCACAAGCTCCGCTATGGCGGCGCGATGATCGGCGACGTCAACCAGGTGCTGACCTACGGCGGGATCTTCGCGTATCCCGCTCTCGAGGGGGCACCTCGTGGCAAACTCCGCCTGCAGTTCGAGGGGAACCCGATCGCGTACCTCATCGAGGCAGCCGGCGGCCGCTCCTCCGACGGGAGCCAGTCGATCCTCGAGGTCGAACCGACCGACGTCCACCAGCGCGTGCCGGTCCACGTCGGTAACACCGAACTGATCGACAGACTCGAGACCGTCCTCGAGTAA
- a CDS encoding class I fructose-bisphosphate aldolase — protein sequence MIPIDDSPIVRDGKSLILAMDHGLEHGPVDFKEVPEKLDPSTVFETATHDAVTCMAVQKGIAEGYYPSYEDDVNLLLKVNGTSNLWMGEYDSAVNCSVDYAAEIGADAVGFTLYGGSNHEVEMAEEFRDVQEDARKHDLPVVMWSYPRGQGLKNDTKPDVISYATRLGLELGADIAKVKYPGSKDAMAHAVQCAGDMNVVMSGGSKTSDHEFLSTVEAAVDAGAKGLAVGRNIWQREDPTRILDALELVIYEEETADAALEATE from the coding sequence ATGATTCCGATCGACGACTCTCCGATCGTTCGCGACGGCAAGTCACTGATTTTGGCGATGGACCACGGCCTCGAACACGGTCCAGTCGACTTCAAAGAGGTACCGGAGAAACTCGATCCATCGACGGTCTTCGAGACGGCGACGCACGACGCCGTTACCTGTATGGCCGTCCAGAAGGGGATCGCAGAGGGTTACTACCCGAGCTACGAGGACGACGTCAACCTCCTGTTGAAGGTAAACGGCACCTCGAACCTCTGGATGGGCGAGTACGACTCGGCGGTCAACTGCTCGGTCGACTACGCCGCCGAGATCGGCGCCGACGCCGTCGGTTTCACCCTCTACGGTGGGTCGAACCACGAAGTCGAGATGGCAGAAGAGTTCCGCGACGTCCAGGAAGACGCCCGCAAGCACGACCTGCCAGTCGTCATGTGGTCGTACCCGCGCGGTCAGGGACTCAAAAACGACACCAAGCCGGACGTCATCTCGTATGCAACCCGTCTCGGCCTCGAGCTGGGTGCCGACATCGCGAAGGTCAAATACCCCGGCAGCAAGGACGCGATGGCCCACGCCGTCCAGTGTGCTGGTGACATGAACGTCGTCATGAGCGGCGGCTCGAAGACCTCCGACCACGAGTTCCTCTCGACGGTCGAAGCCGCCGTCGACGCCGGCGCGAAAGGGCTGGCCGTCGGCCGCAACATCTGGCAGCGTGAGGACCCCACCCGAATCCTAGACGCCCTCGAGCTCGTCATCTACGAAGAGGAGACGGCCGACGCCGCACTCGAGGCGACCGAGTAG